The following proteins come from a genomic window of Denitromonas sp.:
- the scpA gene encoding methylmalonyl-CoA mutase — translation MSKAPETPKFSLDDWHKAAAKTAPGNDPSALNWVTPEGIVVKPLYTAEDVSGLAYTNTLPGFEPFVRGPQATMYAGRPWTIRQYAGFSTAEASNAFYRKALAAGGQGVSVAFDLATHRGYDSDNPRVTGDVGKAGVAIDSVEDMKILFDGIPLDKVSVSMTMNGAVLPILAGYIVAAEEQGVSQDKLSGTIQNDILKEFMVRNTYIYPPTPSMKIIADIFGYTAQHMPKFNSISISGYHIQEAGANQAIELAFTLADGLEYVRTGIASGMDVDKFAGRLSFFWAVGMNFYLEIAKMRAARLLWWRIMKQFNPKSAKSMMLRTHSQTSGWSLTEQDPYNNVVRTTIEAMAAVFGGTQSLHTNALDEAIALPTEFSARIARNTQIIIQEETHITNVVDPWAGSYMMESLTQEMADKAWALIEEIEAMGGMTKAVEAGWAKMKVEECAAEKQARIDSGKDVIVGVNKYKLAKEDPIEILDIDNHAVRESQVARLNKIRATRDQAGVDAALAALTECARTGEGNLLDLAVKAVRLRATVGEVSDALEAVWGRFRANPQVVSGVYAKVVEEQDDWKALKAEIEAFVAEEGRRPRIMIAKLGQDGHDRGAKVVASAFADLGFDIDIGPLFQTPEEAARHAVENDVHAVGCSSLAAGHKTLVPEIIKHLKAQGADDIIVFVGGVIPAQDYDALRSAGAKGIFGPGTPIQTAAREVLAQIRQARAAA, via the coding sequence ATGTCGAAGGCGCCTGAAACCCCGAAGTTTTCCCTGGACGACTGGCACAAGGCGGCGGCCAAGACGGCGCCCGGCAACGACCCGTCGGCCCTGAACTGGGTCACCCCCGAAGGCATCGTGGTCAAGCCGCTGTATACCGCCGAGGACGTGTCCGGGCTGGCATACACCAACACGCTGCCGGGCTTCGAGCCCTTCGTGCGCGGGCCGCAGGCCACCATGTATGCAGGCCGGCCGTGGACCATCCGCCAGTACGCCGGCTTCTCCACCGCCGAGGCGTCGAATGCCTTCTACCGCAAGGCGCTCGCCGCCGGCGGGCAGGGCGTGTCGGTGGCTTTCGACCTGGCCACGCACCGCGGCTACGACTCGGACAACCCCCGTGTGACCGGTGACGTCGGCAAGGCCGGCGTGGCGATCGACTCGGTCGAGGACATGAAGATCCTCTTCGACGGCATCCCGCTCGACAAGGTGTCGGTGTCGATGACCATGAATGGCGCGGTGCTGCCGATCCTCGCCGGCTACATCGTGGCCGCCGAGGAGCAGGGCGTGAGCCAGGACAAGCTCTCGGGCACGATCCAGAACGACATCCTGAAAGAATTCATGGTGCGGAACACCTATATCTATCCGCCCACGCCGTCGATGAAGATCATCGCCGACATCTTCGGCTACACCGCGCAGCACATGCCGAAGTTCAACTCGATCTCCATCTCCGGCTATCACATCCAGGAAGCGGGCGCGAACCAGGCCATCGAACTGGCCTTCACGCTGGCCGACGGTCTGGAGTATGTGCGCACCGGTATCGCCAGCGGCATGGACGTCGACAAGTTTGCCGGCCGCCTGTCCTTCTTCTGGGCGGTGGGCATGAACTTCTACCTCGAGATCGCCAAGATGCGCGCGGCGCGTCTGCTGTGGTGGCGGATCATGAAGCAGTTCAACCCGAAGAGTGCCAAGTCGATGATGCTGCGCACGCACTCGCAGACCTCGGGCTGGTCGCTGACCGAGCAGGATCCATACAACAACGTGGTGCGCACCACCATCGAGGCCATGGCCGCGGTGTTTGGCGGCACCCAGTCGCTGCACACCAATGCGCTCGACGAAGCCATCGCGCTGCCGACCGAGTTCTCGGCCCGCATCGCCCGCAACACGCAGATCATCATCCAGGAAGAGACCCACATCACCAATGTGGTCGACCCGTGGGCCGGCTCCTACATGATGGAATCGCTCACCCAGGAGATGGCCGACAAGGCCTGGGCCCTGATCGAGGAGATCGAGGCCATGGGCGGCATGACCAAGGCCGTCGAGGCGGGCTGGGCGAAGATGAAGGTCGAGGAATGCGCGGCCGAGAAGCAGGCGCGCATCGACTCGGGCAAGGATGTGATCGTCGGCGTCAACAAGTACAAGCTGGCCAAGGAAGACCCGATCGAGATTCTCGACATCGACAACCACGCGGTGCGTGAGTCGCAGGTGGCGCGCCTGAACAAGATCCGCGCCACGCGCGACCAGGCCGGTGTCGACGCCGCCCTGGCGGCGCTGACCGAATGCGCCAGGACCGGCGAGGGCAACCTGCTCGACCTGGCCGTCAAGGCGGTGCGCCTGCGCGCCACGGTAGGCGAGGTGTCCGACGCGCTCGAGGCCGTGTGGGGGCGCTTCCGCGCCAACCCGCAGGTCGTTTCCGGAGTGTATGCCAAGGTGGTTGAAGAACAGGATGACTGGAAGGCGCTGAAGGCCGAGATCGAAGCCTTCGTGGCCGAAGAGGGGCGCCGTCCGCGCATCATGATCGCCAAGCTCGGCCAGGACGGCCATGACCGCGGCGCCAAGGTGGTGGCCTCGGCCTTTGCCGATCTGGGCTTCGACATCGACATCGGTCCGCTCTTCCAGACGCCGGAAGAAGCCGCCCGCCACGCCGTGGAGAACGACGTGCATGCCGTGGGCTGCTCCAGCCTGGCGGCCGGTCACAAGACGCTGGTGCCCGAGATCATCAAGCATCTCAAGGCGCAGGGCGCGGACGACATCATCGTCTTCGTCGGTGGGGTGATCCCGGCGCAGGACTACGACGCCTTGCGCTCGGCCGGGGCCAAGGGCATCTTTGGGCCAGGCACGCCGATCCAGACCGCGGCGCGTGAAGTGCTGGCCCAGATCCGCCAGGCGCGCGCCGCGGCCTGA
- a CDS encoding acyl-CoA carboxylase subunit beta encodes MHEIIRQLEEKREKARLGGGQKRIASQHAKGKLTARERIALLLDDGSFEEWDMFKEHRCTDFGMASEKVPGDGVVIGYGTINGRLVFVFSQDFTVLGGSLSETHAEKICKVMDQAMKVGAPVIGLNDSGGARIQEGVASLGGYADVFQRNVMASGVVPQISLIMGPCAGGAVYSPAMTDFIFMVKDSSYMFVTGPEVVKTVTHEDVTAEELGGAMTHSSKSGVADLAFENDVEALMVIRRMMGFIPASNREKPPVVPCDDPADRLDMSLDTLVPDNTNQPYDMKELIIKMVDDGDFFELQPDYAKNIIIGFGRMEGAPVGIVANQPLVLAGCLDIKSSIKAARFVRFCDAFNIPVVTLVDVPGFMPGTAQEYGGIIKHGAKLLYAYAECTVPKVTVITRKAYGGAYDVMSSKHLRGDVNLAWPTAEIAVMGPKGAVEIIFREEKNNPEKIAEREAEYKAKFANPFVAGARGFIDDVIMPHETRKRVCRSLAMLKDKELENPWRKHGNIPL; translated from the coding sequence ATGCATGAAATCATTCGCCAGCTGGAGGAGAAGCGCGAGAAGGCCCGCCTCGGCGGTGGCCAGAAACGCATCGCTTCGCAGCACGCCAAGGGCAAGCTGACCGCGCGCGAGCGCATCGCGCTGCTGCTCGACGATGGCAGCTTCGAAGAGTGGGACATGTTCAAGGAACACCGCTGCACCGACTTCGGCATGGCGTCCGAGAAGGTGCCCGGCGACGGCGTGGTGATCGGTTACGGCACCATCAACGGCCGTCTGGTCTTCGTCTTCTCGCAGGACTTCACCGTGCTCGGCGGCTCGCTGTCCGAGACCCATGCCGAGAAGATCTGCAAGGTCATGGATCAGGCCATGAAGGTCGGCGCCCCGGTGATTGGTCTGAACGACTCGGGTGGCGCACGGATTCAGGAAGGCGTGGCCTCGCTTGGTGGTTACGCCGACGTGTTCCAGCGCAACGTGATGGCCTCCGGCGTGGTGCCGCAGATCTCGCTGATCATGGGCCCCTGCGCGGGTGGTGCAGTGTATAGCCCGGCCATGACCGACTTCATCTTCATGGTCAAGGACTCGTCCTACATGTTCGTGACCGGTCCCGAAGTGGTCAAGACCGTGACCCACGAGGACGTCACCGCCGAGGAACTGGGCGGCGCGATGACCCACAGCAGCAAGTCCGGCGTGGCCGATCTGGCCTTCGAGAACGACGTCGAGGCGCTGATGGTGATCCGCCGCATGATGGGCTTCATCCCCGCCAGCAACCGCGAGAAGCCGCCGGTGGTGCCCTGCGACGACCCGGCCGACCGCCTCGACATGTCGCTCGACACCCTGGTGCCGGACAACACCAACCAGCCCTACGACATGAAGGAGCTGATCATCAAGATGGTCGATGATGGCGACTTCTTCGAGCTGCAGCCCGACTACGCCAAGAACATCATCATCGGCTTTGGCCGCATGGAAGGCGCGCCGGTGGGCATCGTCGCCAACCAGCCGCTGGTGCTGGCCGGCTGCCTGGACATCAAGAGCTCGATCAAGGCGGCGCGCTTCGTGCGCTTCTGCGACGCCTTCAACATCCCGGTGGTGACGCTGGTCGACGTGCCGGGCTTCATGCCGGGCACCGCCCAGGAGTACGGCGGCATCATCAAGCATGGCGCCAAGCTGCTCTACGCCTACGCCGAGTGCACCGTGCCCAAGGTGACCGTGATCACCCGCAAGGCCTACGGCGGCGCCTACGACGTGATGAGCTCCAAGCACCTGCGCGGCGATGTGAACCTCGCCTGGCCCACCGCCGAGATTGCGGTGATGGGGCCGAAAGGCGCGGTGGAGATCATCTTCCGTGAAGAAAAGAACAACCCCGAGAAGATCGCCGAGCGCGAAGCCGAGTACAAGGCCAAGTTCGCCAACCCCTTCGTGGCCGGTGCGCGTGGCTTCATCGACGACGTGATCATGCCGCACGAGACGCGCAAGCGCGTGTGCCGCTCGCTGGCCATGCTCAAGGACAAGGAACTGGAAAACCCGTGGCGCAAGCACGGCAACATTCCGCTGTGA
- a CDS encoding KamA family radical SAM protein, whose amino-acid sequence MVPFKVYTQRDLDKIEPLQALPEALRFEMKVVSSVLPFRVNQYVIDELIDWNNIPADPMFQLTFPQRGMLEAEHYDTIAKLIADGADKATLNAAVNEVRQALNPHPADQMEMNMPIDDEGNRLDGIQHKYRETVLFFPSQGQTCHAYCTFCFRWAQFVGDKELRIAASEASTLHDYLKAHTEVTDLLFTGGDPMVMKTKHLAAYLEPLLEPEFDHIQTIRIGTKALTFWPHRFLGADDAGELIELLTRMVRAGKHVAVMAHYNHWKELDTEPARAAIRAIRSTGAQIRAQGPLIAHINDDPDVWAKMWKMQVKLGIIPYYMFVERDTGAKGYFEVPLERAWEIYRGAMQQVSGLARTARGPSMSASPGKVEVQGVTEINGEKVFVLRFIQGRNPDWIQRPFFAKYNPKATWLNHLEPAFGEEKFFFEDEYEAIRNDRLDAVQA is encoded by the coding sequence ATGGTGCCCTTCAAGGTGTATACGCAGCGCGATCTGGACAAGATCGAACCCCTCCAGGCCCTGCCCGAAGCCCTGCGCTTCGAGATGAAAGTGGTGTCCTCGGTACTGCCGTTCCGGGTGAACCAGTACGTCATCGATGAGCTCATCGACTGGAACAACATTCCGGCCGACCCGATGTTCCAGCTCACCTTTCCGCAGCGTGGCATGCTCGAAGCCGAGCACTACGACACCATCGCCAAGCTGATTGCCGATGGTGCCGACAAGGCCACGCTGAACGCGGCGGTGAACGAAGTACGCCAGGCGCTCAATCCGCACCCGGCCGACCAGATGGAAATGAACATGCCGATCGACGACGAGGGCAACCGCCTCGACGGCATCCAGCACAAATACCGCGAAACCGTGCTGTTCTTCCCCAGCCAGGGTCAGACCTGCCATGCCTACTGCACCTTCTGTTTCCGCTGGGCGCAGTTCGTCGGTGACAAGGAGCTGCGCATCGCCGCCTCCGAGGCCAGCACGCTGCACGACTACCTCAAGGCGCACACCGAGGTGACCGACCTGCTGTTCACCGGCGGCGACCCGATGGTGATGAAGACCAAGCACCTAGCCGCCTATCTCGAGCCGCTGCTCGAACCCGAGTTCGACCATATCCAGACCATCCGCATCGGCACCAAGGCGCTGACCTTCTGGCCGCACCGCTTCCTCGGCGCCGATGACGCCGGCGAGCTGATCGAGCTGCTCACCCGCATGGTGCGCGCCGGCAAGCATGTGGCGGTGATGGCGCACTACAACCACTGGAAGGAACTGGACACCGAGCCGGCACGTGCGGCGATCCGTGCCATCCGCAGCACCGGTGCGCAGATCCGTGCCCAGGGTCCGCTGATTGCCCACATCAACGACGACCCGGACGTGTGGGCCAAGATGTGGAAGATGCAGGTCAAGCTCGGCATCATTCCGTACTACATGTTCGTCGAGCGCGATACCGGGGCCAAGGGTTACTTCGAAGTCCCGCTCGAGCGGGCCTGGGAAATCTACCGCGGGGCCATGCAGCAGGTCTCCGGCCTCGCCCGTACCGCACGCGGCCCCTCCATGTCGGCCAGCCCCGGCAAGGTCGAGGTGCAGGGCGTGACCGAGATCAATGGCGAAAAGGTGTTCGTGCTGCGCTTCATCCAGGGGCGCAATCCGGACTGGATCCAGCGTCCGTTCTTCGCCAAGTACAACCCCAAGGCCACCTGGCTGAACCACCTGGAGCCGGCTTTCGGCGAAGAGAAGTTCTTCTTCGAGGACGAATACGAAGCGATCCGCAACGATCGACTCGACGCCGTCCAGGCCTGA
- a CDS encoding neutral zinc metallopeptidase — protein MRFGNGRQSDNVEDRRGARGGRSGLRMGRGKIGVGTIVLALVAMYFGVDPSVVLNTGLGGGVPVETPAGAPPANDAEARFVSMVLADTEATWQAIFEQGGGRYVEPKLVLFTGATRTACGVGQAAMGPFYCPGDQKVYIDLAFYDELRTRFRAPGDFAQAYVIAHEVGHHVQNLLGISGKVHEARQRLSEAEGNQLSVRLELQADCFSGVWAHHADRARQILEAGDIEEALGAAAAIGDDRLQKQAQGYAVPDSFTHGSSAQRVRWFKQGLASGDLKHCDTFSARSL, from the coding sequence ATGCGCTTCGGCAACGGACGGCAAAGTGACAACGTGGAAGACCGCCGCGGCGCGCGGGGCGGGCGTTCTGGCCTGCGCATGGGGCGCGGCAAGATTGGCGTCGGCACCATCGTGCTGGCGCTGGTGGCGATGTATTTCGGTGTCGACCCGTCGGTGGTGCTCAACACCGGCCTCGGCGGCGGCGTGCCGGTCGAGACGCCGGCCGGCGCACCGCCGGCCAACGACGCCGAGGCGCGCTTCGTCTCCATGGTGCTGGCCGACACCGAAGCCACCTGGCAGGCCATTTTCGAGCAGGGGGGCGGGCGCTACGTGGAACCCAAGCTGGTGTTGTTTACCGGTGCCACGCGCACAGCCTGCGGCGTGGGTCAGGCGGCCATGGGGCCGTTCTACTGCCCGGGCGACCAGAAGGTGTATATCGATCTGGCCTTCTACGACGAGCTGCGCACCCGCTTCCGCGCGCCCGGCGATTTCGCCCAGGCCTACGTGATTGCGCATGAGGTGGGCCATCATGTGCAGAACCTGCTGGGCATCTCCGGCAAGGTGCACGAAGCGCGCCAGCGGCTGAGCGAAGCCGAAGGTAACCAGCTGTCAGTGCGTCTCGAGCTGCAGGCCGACTGTTTCTCGGGGGTGTGGGCCCACCACGCCGATCGCGCTCGCCAAATCCTCGAAGCCGGCGATATCGAAGAGGCCCTCGGCGCCGCCGCAGCGATTGGCGACGACCGGCTCCAGAAACAGGCCCAGGGCTATGCCGTGCCCGACAGCTTTACCCATGGCTCATCGGCACAGCGGGTGCGCTGGTTCAAGCAGGGGCTGGCCAGCGGCGATCTGAAGCACTGCGATACCTTCTCGGCGCGAAGCCTGTAG
- a CDS encoding VOC family protein yields the protein MTQRPFKVLGIQQIAIGGPSKDRLKTLWVDMLGLEVTGNFVSERENVDEDICAIGSGPFKVEVDLMQPLDADKKPAVHATPLNHIGLWIDDLPTAVEWLSSQGVRFAPGGIRKGAAGFDITFMHPKANDAFPIAGEGVLIELVQAPPEVVAAFAKLAG from the coding sequence ATGACGCAACGCCCGTTCAAGGTCCTCGGCATTCAGCAGATCGCCATCGGTGGCCCGAGCAAGGACCGCCTGAAAACCCTGTGGGTCGACATGCTCGGCCTCGAAGTGACCGGCAACTTCGTCTCCGAACGTGAAAATGTGGACGAGGACATCTGCGCCATCGGCAGCGGTCCGTTCAAGGTCGAGGTCGATCTCATGCAGCCGCTCGACGCCGACAAGAAGCCGGCCGTGCATGCCACCCCGCTCAACCACATCGGCCTGTGGATCGACGACCTGCCCACCGCCGTCGAGTGGCTCTCGTCGCAAGGCGTACGCTTCGCGCCGGGCGGCATCCGCAAGGGCGCGGCAGGCTTCGACATCACCTTCATGCACCCCAAGGCCAACGACGCGTTCCCGATCGCCGGCGAAGGCGTGCTGATCGAACTGGTGCAGGCGCCGCCCGAAGTGGTCGCGGCCTTCGCCAAGCTGGCCGGCTGA
- a CDS encoding response regulator transcription factor — MTTDANHPRILVLEDEVDIARLICNGLDGYGFRCEHHQTGRRFLQMARQCPPDLAIVDLGLPDMDGMQVIRELQEHSPCAVLILTGRNDVTDRVLGLELGADDYLVKPFEPRELVARVRSILRRYLRSAEASDAAASPGTAVFSGWRFDLGRHMLITPDGREVSVSATEASMLTALLKSPNRILTREQLIGERDIDPYDRSVDVRISRLRRKLEDDPQNPALIKTVYGAGYLFCSSVTWA; from the coding sequence ATGACCACTGACGCGAACCACCCCCGCATCCTGGTGCTCGAAGACGAGGTCGACATCGCCCGGCTCATCTGCAACGGCCTCGACGGCTACGGCTTTCGCTGCGAACACCACCAGACGGGCCGACGCTTCCTGCAAATGGCCAGGCAGTGCCCGCCCGACCTGGCCATTGTCGACCTCGGCCTGCCCGACATGGACGGCATGCAGGTGATCCGCGAACTGCAGGAGCACTCGCCCTGCGCGGTGCTCATCCTGACCGGCCGCAACGACGTCACCGACCGCGTGCTCGGCCTCGAACTGGGCGCCGACGACTACCTCGTCAAGCCCTTCGAGCCGCGCGAGCTGGTCGCCCGGGTCCGCTCCATCCTGCGCCGCTACCTGCGCAGCGCCGAGGCCAGCGACGCCGCCGCCTCGCCGGGCACCGCGGTGTTCTCCGGCTGGCGCTTCGACCTCGGCCGGCACATGCTGATCACGCCTGACGGCCGCGAAGTGTCGGTCTCCGCCACCGAAGCGAGCATGCTCACCGCCCTGCTCAAGAGCCCCAACCGCATCCTCACCCGCGAACAGCTCATCGGCGAGCGCGACATCGACCCCTACGACCGCAGCGTCGATGTGCGCATCTCGCGCCTGCGGCGCAAACTCGAGGACGACCCGCAGAACCCCGCCCTGATCAAGACCGTGTATGGCGCGGGCTACCTGTTTTGCAGCAGCGTCACATGGGCATGA
- a CDS encoding PAS-domain containing protein, which translates to MPPRNPFAHPAPATGNSPEELRRYDLLLAGLDLLDQAIAVFDATPKLVTWNKAMVRLLDFPESLVRVGTPFEAFVRFNAERGEYGDGSLEKQVAERMASVRAFEPHYVERVRPNGKVLAIRGVPIPNLGFVSLWTDITEQRRYETLIQQQNALLEARVRERTAELLSAKTEIDQIAQALGRSEARLQMIIDSIPALIAYVDVNRNYQFANKGYAEWFGLTKESIVGRSIASVFGEEAYAGITDYLDTATRGERVSYEYARKADKGRTVYARSVVVPEFDSDQKVVGFFVLSIDITEQRASEAALVQAQKMEAVGQLTGGLAHDFNNLLTIIMGNLEAARERCDPALAADYLNPALHAAQRGAELIRRLLTFSRRQTLEPCAVEVGQLVHNMTQLLSRSLTETVSIQTHLPETPLYAMADPHQLESALLNLAINARDAMPGGGALTIRVHERHIPSSLAMLIELPVGDYVQIEVEDTGSGIAPELLPRVFEPFVTTKPFGRGSGLGLSMVYGFVRQSGGNIRVRSTVGKGSTVTFVLPRTDPPAPTADEIRPGTTDTATPRPPVLLVEDEAEVRKIIRMQLTELGYPVLETDNGAAAQEMVRQIPDIGLLISDTVMPGAIGGRELVQFAREIRPDLPVLLITGYASGNAIHDVQELDVPVLRKPFDRKVLERTLAQLLQDIDA; encoded by the coding sequence ATGCCTCCGCGCAACCCCTTCGCTCACCCTGCGCCCGCCACGGGCAATTCGCCGGAAGAGCTGCGCCGCTACGACCTGCTGCTGGCCGGCCTCGATCTGCTCGACCAGGCGATCGCGGTATTCGACGCCACGCCAAAGCTGGTGACCTGGAACAAGGCCATGGTGCGCCTGCTCGACTTTCCCGAGTCGCTGGTGCGGGTCGGCACGCCCTTCGAGGCCTTCGTGCGCTTCAATGCCGAGCGCGGCGAATACGGCGATGGCAGCCTGGAAAAGCAGGTGGCCGAGCGCATGGCCTCGGTGCGCGCCTTCGAGCCGCACTACGTCGAGCGCGTGCGCCCCAACGGCAAGGTGCTGGCGATTCGCGGGGTACCGATCCCCAACCTCGGTTTCGTGTCGCTGTGGACCGACATCACCGAGCAGCGCCGCTATGAAACCCTGATCCAGCAACAGAACGCCCTGCTCGAAGCCCGGGTGCGCGAACGCACGGCCGAACTGCTCTCGGCCAAGACCGAGATCGACCAGATCGCCCAGGCGCTCGGACGCAGCGAAGCGCGCCTGCAGATGATCATCGACTCCATTCCCGCGCTGATCGCCTATGTCGACGTCAACCGCAACTACCAGTTTGCCAACAAGGGCTACGCCGAGTGGTTCGGTCTGACCAAGGAGAGCATCGTCGGGCGGTCGATCGCGTCGGTGTTCGGCGAGGAAGCCTACGCCGGCATCACCGACTACCTCGACACCGCCACCCGCGGCGAACGGGTGTCCTACGAATACGCGCGCAAGGCCGACAAGGGCCGCACCGTGTACGCCCGCAGCGTGGTGGTGCCCGAGTTCGACAGCGACCAGAAGGTCGTCGGCTTCTTCGTGCTGTCCATCGACATCACCGAACAGCGCGCCAGCGAGGCCGCGCTGGTGCAGGCGCAGAAGATGGAGGCCGTCGGCCAGCTCACCGGTGGCCTGGCACATGACTTCAACAACCTGCTGACCATCATCATGGGCAACCTCGAAGCGGCGCGCGAGCGCTGCGACCCGGCCCTGGCAGCCGACTATCTCAACCCCGCCCTGCACGCCGCCCAGCGCGGCGCCGAGCTGATCCGCCGGCTGCTCACCTTCTCGCGCCGGCAAACGCTCGAACCGTGCGCGGTCGAAGTCGGCCAGCTGGTGCACAACATGACCCAGCTGCTGAGCCGCTCGCTGACCGAAACGGTCAGCATCCAGACCCATCTGCCGGAGACGCCGCTGTACGCCATGGCCGACCCGCACCAGCTCGAAAGTGCGCTGCTCAACCTGGCCATCAACGCGCGCGACGCCATGCCCGGCGGCGGCGCGCTGACCATCCGCGTGCATGAGCGGCACATCCCCTCCAGCCTGGCCATGCTGATCGAACTGCCGGTGGGCGACTATGTGCAGATCGAGGTCGAAGACACCGGCAGCGGCATTGCCCCCGAGCTGCTGCCACGGGTGTTCGAACCCTTCGTCACCACCAAGCCCTTCGGCCGCGGCTCGGGGCTGGGGCTGTCGATGGTGTATGGCTTCGTGCGCCAGTCCGGCGGCAACATCCGTGTGCGCAGCACGGTGGGCAAGGGCTCGACGGTCACCTTCGTGCTGCCGCGCACCGATCCGCCGGCGCCGACCGCCGACGAGATCCGCCCCGGCACCACCGACACCGCCACCCCCAGGCCACCGGTGCTGCTGGTCGAAGACGAAGCCGAAGTGCGCAAGATCATCCGCATGCAGCTCACCGAGCTCGGCTACCCGGTGCTCGAAACCGACAACGGCGCCGCGGCGCAAGAGATGGTCCGGCAGATCCCGGATATCGGCCTGCTCATTTCCGATACCGTCATGCCCGGCGCCATCGGCGGCCGCGAGCTGGTGCAGTTTGCCCGCGAAATCCGCCCCGACCTGCCGGTGCTGCTGATCACCGGCTACGCCAGCGGCAACGCCATTCACGACGTACAGGAACTCGACGTACCGGTACTGCGCAAGCCCTTCGACCGCAAGGTGCTCGAGCGCACCCTGGCTCAACTCCTTCAGGACATCGACGCATGA
- a CDS encoding AraC family transcriptional regulator → MPRPAKSADAPPGTAGRPRRPRATVASGFVTGMLAGLQRQGRDAAPLLADAGIDLSAPGARIPVDRYAALYNRIIAELGDESFGLFSQAMRPGSFEFLCRSMLGAPTLAEALERAGRFLHLVLPDLSVTIRRGTDMARLHITETRAIGARDDPARVFAFEWLLRLLHSVACWLVGRGLALEAVRFPYARPPHADDYALVYTEHSSFEAPDLEASLRANLLDLPIRRDEAALAAFLDGAPGKISMLYRRDRELVFRVRDLLRDALPAALTVTEAAARLHMSTRTLHRRLEEEGSGFRLIKDAFRRDIALSRLTKTRHSVAQIAADLGYADTSAFYRAFVAWTGIAPDRFRRQVQQQADAATSFPPDATTH, encoded by the coding sequence ATGCCTCGACCTGCAAAGTCCGCCGACGCCCCCCCCGGCACCGCCGGCCGGCCGCGCCGCCCGCGCGCCACGGTCGCCTCGGGTTTCGTCACCGGCATGCTCGCCGGCCTGCAACGCCAGGGCCGCGACGCCGCCCCGCTGCTGGCCGACGCCGGTATCGACCTGTCGGCGCCGGGCGCGCGCATCCCGGTCGACCGCTATGCCGCGCTGTACAACCGCATCATTGCCGAACTGGGCGACGAGAGCTTCGGGCTGTTCTCGCAAGCCATGCGCCCCGGCAGCTTCGAGTTCCTGTGCCGCAGCATGCTCGGCGCGCCGACGCTGGCCGAGGCGCTGGAGCGCGCCGGGCGTTTTCTCCATCTCGTGCTGCCCGACCTGAGCGTCACCATCCGCCGCGGCACCGACATGGCCCGGCTACACATTACCGAGACCCGCGCCATCGGCGCGCGCGACGACCCGGCCCGCGTGTTTGCCTTCGAGTGGCTGCTACGCCTGCTGCACAGCGTGGCCTGCTGGCTGGTCGGGCGCGGCCTGGCGCTGGAGGCCGTGCGCTTTCCCTACGCCCGCCCGCCCCACGCCGACGACTATGCGCTGGTCTACACCGAGCACTCGTCCTTCGAGGCGCCAGACCTGGAAGCGAGCCTGCGCGCCAACCTGCTCGATCTGCCCATCCGCCGCGACGAGGCCGCGCTGGCCGCCTTTCTCGACGGCGCACCGGGCAAGATCAGCATGCTCTACCGGCGCGACCGCGAACTGGTATTCCGCGTCCGCGACCTGCTGCGCGACGCCCTGCCCGCCGCGCTGACCGTCACCGAGGCCGCCGCACGCCTGCACATGTCGACCCGCACCCTGCACCGCCGGCTCGAGGAAGAGGGCTCCGGCTTCCGCCTGATCAAGGACGCCTTCCGCCGCGACATCGCCCTCTCGCGCCTGACCAAGACCCGCCACAGCGTTGCGCAGATCGCCGCTGACCTGGGCTATGCCGACACCTCGGCCTTTTACCGCGCCTTCGTGGCCTGGACCGGCATCGCGCCGGACCGCTTCCGCCGCCAGGTGCAGCAGCAGGCCGACGCTGCCACGTCCTTCCCGCCCGATGCGACCACGCACTAG